From the genome of Erythrobacter litoralis, one region includes:
- a CDS encoding transglutaminase family protein: protein MRLSIRHTTHYAFSQPVVHALQRLRLTPKETQGQQILHWDMEYDNAHPELHYDDQNFNHVTLIAVEPGASTVTVTCQGAVETQDHSGVIGHHAGHLPLWSFMGQTPLTRPGPKVRALIRDLPAPGEDDRLPFLHALSNRIREEVSYQTGATTAITTAEEASAHGFGVCQDHAHIFIGAARAADIPARYVSGYLMMNDRIEQDATHAWAEAHIEGLGWVGFDISNGISPDPRYVRVATGRDYRDAAPLTGISFGSTEELLTVNVAVEQQKQDEQ, encoded by the coding sequence ATGCGTCTCTCGATCCGGCACACGACTCACTACGCTTTCAGCCAGCCGGTGGTGCATGCCTTGCAGCGCCTGCGCCTCACCCCCAAGGAAACGCAGGGCCAGCAGATCCTGCACTGGGACATGGAATACGACAACGCCCATCCCGAACTTCACTACGACGATCAGAATTTCAACCACGTCACCCTGATTGCCGTCGAACCGGGCGCAAGCACGGTTACGGTCACCTGCCAAGGTGCGGTCGAGACGCAGGACCATTCCGGTGTCATCGGCCATCATGCCGGACATCTTCCGCTGTGGAGCTTCATGGGGCAGACCCCGCTTACCCGGCCCGGCCCGAAAGTGCGCGCCCTGATACGCGATCTTCCGGCGCCCGGCGAAGACGACCGGCTGCCCTTCCTCCACGCATTGTCGAACCGCATTCGAGAGGAAGTGTCCTATCAGACCGGCGCAACCACCGCGATCACCACCGCCGAGGAAGCCAGCGCCCACGGTTTCGGAGTGTGCCAGGATCATGCCCACATCTTCATCGGTGCCGCGCGCGCGGCGGACATTCCGGCGCGCTATGTCAGCGGCTACCTGATGATGAACGACCGGATCGAACAGGACGCGACACATGCCTGGGCCGAGGCGCATATCGAGGGGCTGGGCTGGGTCGGCTTTGACATCTCCAACGGGATCAGCCCCGATCCGCGCTATGTCCGGGTCGCGACGGGGCGCGATTATCGCGACGCCGCACCGCTGACGGGGATCAGCTTCGGATCGACCGAGGAATTGCTCACGGTCAATGTCGCGGTTGAACAGCAGAAGCAAGACGAGCAGTAG